CTCTATTAAATTCCACTCATTTTAATCTTAGTAATTCCATTTCTTGGCTTAATTCATATTTTTTGCCTATGATGTTTGTGTAATTTCGTCGATTTTTTTGGCTGCTAGTTCCTTAAacttatagtttcaattatttcTCTATTAAAGTCGACTCATTTTAACCTTAGTACTTTTACTTCTTGTTTTAATTTCATATTTTGTCTATGATATTTCTGCAATTACTGTCGTTTTTTTGTCTGCTAGTTCCTTAAAACTTATAGTTTCAATTATGAGAATCTATAACATAGTTAACACTAACTTTAGAACTTCTTATTTTGCCCGAGATAAGCTGTTTATTGAGACTCATAATTATGTGTTGATTTTAAGCTGATTTCGATACTGTGTCTCTATTAAATTCTACTGATTTTAATCTTATATCACTTTCATTTCTTGTCTTAGTTCATATTCTTGCCTATGATATTTGTGCAATTATCGTCGATCTTTTTGTCTGCTAGTCCCTTAAACTTATAGTTTCAATTATGAGAATCTAGAACATAGTTGACACTAAGTTTAGATCTTCTTATTTTGCTCGAGATAAGCTGTTTATTGAGTGAGATTCATAATTATGTGTTGATTTTCAGCTGATTCTCTAATATATTCTACTCATTTTAATCTTATTACTTTCATTTCTTGTCTTAATTCATATTCTTCCTACGATATTTGTGCAATTTTGTCGAATTTTTTGTCTGCTAGTTCCTTAAacttatagtttcaattattagaATCTAGAACAAAGTTGACATTAAGTTTAGATTATTTTGCCCAAGATAAGCTGTTTATTGAGTGAGACTCATAATTATGTGTTGATTTTCAGCTGATTTAGTGATACTGTGTCTCTATTAAATTCCACTCATTTTAATCTTATTAATTTCATATCTTGTCTTAATTCAAATTTTTTGCCTATGATATTTTTGCAATTTCGTCGAATTTTTGTCTGCTAGTTCCTTAAACTCATAGTTTCAATTATGAGAATCTAGAACATAGTTGCCACTAAGTTTAGATCTTCTTTTGCCCAAGATAAGCTGTTTATTGTGAGTTGAGACCCATAATTATGTGTTGATTTTAAACTGATTTAGATACTGTGTCtattaaattctactcattttaaTGTTATATTACTTTCATTTCGGGTATTAATTCATATTTTTGCCTATGATATTTGTGCAATTATCGTCGATCTTTTGTCTGCTACTCCCTTAAACTTGTAGTTTCAATTATTAGAATCTAGAACATAGTTGACTTTAAGTTTAGATCTTCTTcacttacttcatcaaaaaaaaagtTTAGATCTTCTTCTTTTGACAGAGATAAGCTGTTTATTGAGATTCGTAATATGTGTTGATTTTCAGCTGATTTAGATACTGTGTCTCTGTTAAATGTCTTGTCGGTGACTCAACTGTTAAGCTTTTCTTTGAACTTTGATGAACTGAGTAGTGTAAGAACAAATAGTGTATGCATTGTATTTTGCAAGAGTTAGCATAAAGTTTTCTGGGTATTTCCCCTCCCGAAAGTTTGGTTTAATCAAATTTTATGATATGCACTCAGTTTCTCTTTCCAGAAATAAACCGTGTCTTGATTAATCAAAATTGATCTCCTTTTTGTTTGCAAGATTTATGTGGTATTAATTAATCGTTGTCGTGGAGACGTTTGGTTGCCTCTTTTATTAATCGGTATTGCTTGATTGGTTGCGCTCAGTTTAAGCTCTCCTTTTCATGGTTGGTTGTGATAATTTAGAAAGAAGGTTTTAAGCTCTCCTTTTCATGGTTGGTTGTGATAATTTAGAAAGAAGGTAACTTGTTAAGAAACCACGAAACAAGGAGAAATGCCCTTTAGCATTTAAACTCGGCATTTTTCTTTGGTATGTGAGTGCAATTAAGTTGTTTTACTACCAAATGTAAGGAGATTCGTGGATTTGTGGTTAATAGGAAGAGCTGAACAGTGCCACTAGTTTTCAAGTAATTGTAACATAAAAGATTTTTAACAAATAGTTAGATTTGAATAATCCAGTATATTTTCTTTTGACTTAGCTGCATTTCTTTTTATATCAGAAACCTGCAATGTTGATAGCTAGATTCCGCAGATGTGGCAATTTCTCTTTTTGAatattgttgtttttctttcattttctcatatTTCTTTGATCATTATATGTAAATCTCATTTGAGACGATACAGCTGTCAGCTATCTCAAACTCCTTTTAATTAATCTCTAACCCATTTCCAACATTTCTATACCTCCTCCTTGTCCTTGGTagtttaggaaaaaaaaaagagattggaCAATATTTTATGCAGATTCTTGGTAGGATTTGGATGCAATGCCACCTCTTACTTTGCCCCTCCCTATGATTTGAATCTACATTAAGGTTCTTATTAGTAGTTGGCTATCATCTGCTGGACTTGTGATATTACAAGCTATTTGTGGATGTACATTACATAGGAGCTTATACATGTCTTTAACAGAGGGGTCTTCTTGCACCTTCCCTTTTTTCTCAATTATTCTGTGCCCAGCCCTTCTAGATCCGACAGCTTCGTGGTTGTGTTAAATTTCTATCTACAAGTTATGCCGGTTTAGTAGGATTAGTGAGGGCAAGCTTGTATTTATTTGAAAGAAGTACAAACCTTTTACCCACTTCAGTTTTTTCATTTAGATTTCATTGGTTATATGAATCTTGTGACTTTCCTCCAATGGCTTGGTTGCAAAtctttttttcctttattttagTGTGTCTGGTTACTGATATTTTCTATGCAATTTCCTGCAGAGATAATTTATCCATATCTATTTTTAGAACACTTCAAGTGTCTTTCCTCATTTTCCGATGGGAGACGCAGAGAATTCTTTTCAACCCTCAAAGAAAAGGGGGGCTTTAAAGGAAATATCACGAGACAATCCTGGTCTCGATGATGATGAAAATGAAGCTGAGCAAGAGACTGGAACTTTCAAGAAAGCAACTGAGGAGGTGATGGCAAGTAGAAGAATTGTCAAAGTTCGTCGCAGTCAAACTACTTCATCTATAACTACACCTTCAGCTAATCCTTTTGCAGCAATTCGCTTGGTTCCTCCCACGGAGTCCAGTGTCTCCTCTGCTGTAATTACAAGTGAAGTTGAGAGTAAACCAGAAGGAAAAAATGATGTTGGTGAGGCAACTGAAAAGGAGAAAAGTGATGTGAATAAGGAAGAGAAGACAAAACCTGAGGCAACTGAAAAGGAGAAAAGTGATGTGAATAAGGAAGAGAAGGCGGAACCTGATCAAATTTCTAAGCCATCAGAAGATAATGTTGATGAATCTAATGTTGTCAAGGAGAAAGTTGAAATAGCTAGTGAGCCTGACAAACCTGAATCTGCTGAAGAGAAGGTGGCAGATGATGAGAAAATCGAGGTTGAAACCAAGGAAGGAACGGTAGTTGAGAAGAGTGAAAATGACAGTAAGAAGGATGTGGAAGTCGAGAAAACAGAAAATGAAGCGGGTGGTGAGAAAAGTGAGAAGGGTACAGAAACTGCTTCTTTTAGCTCATTCCAACAACTTTCAAGTAGCCAAAATGCTTTTACAGGATTTGCGGGCACTGGGTTCTCGGGCACTACGTTTTCATTTGGAACTATTTCAAAAGAGGGATCTCCTCTAGGTTTTGGTTCTGGATCCGGTGCTGGTTCTGGTTCTCTCTTTGGAGCAAAAATTGACCAGTCACCTTTTGCACTTAATCTTCCCACTAATGGAAATACTTCTCTGTTTGGAAACTCGGGGTCATCCATTGTGAACAAGGGTGAGGGTACTGGATTTCCTTCCAAAGAAGCGGTCACTGTCGAAACAGGGGAGGAGAATGAAAAGGCCGTGTTTACAGCTGATTCCGTGCTGTTTGAATATCTCGATGGAGGGTGGAAAGAGCGGGGGAAGGGAGAACTAAAGGTCAATGTTTCTACAACAGGGGCAGGAAAAGGTAGACTTGTTATGAGGACCAAAGGAAATTACAGGTTGATCTTGAATGCCAGCCTTTTTCCAGAAATAAAGCTCGCTAATATGGAGAAAAGAGGGGTTACTTTTGCTTGCTTGAATAGTGCTGGTGACGGAAAAGGAGGACTTTCTACAATTGCTCTGAAGTTCAAGGATGCATCCATTGTTGAAGAGTTTCAAGCTGCTGTAACGGAACATAAAGGTACTACTACTGGTTCTTTGAAGAC
The nucleotide sequence above comes from Lycium barbarum isolate Lr01 chromosome 3, ASM1917538v2, whole genome shotgun sequence. Encoded proteins:
- the LOC132633345 gene encoding nuclear pore complex protein NUP50A-like; the encoded protein is MGDAENSFQPSKKRGALKEISRDNPGLDDDENEAEQETGTFKKATEEVMASRRIVKVRRSQTTSSITTPSANPFAAIRLVPPTESSVSSAVITSEVESKPEGKNDVGEATEKEKSDVNKEEKTKPEATEKEKSDVNKEEKAEPDQISKPSEDNVDESNVVKEKVEIASEPDKPESAEEKVADDEKIEVETKEGTVVEKSENDSKKDVEVEKTENEAGGEKSEKGTETASFSSFQQLSSSQNAFTGFAGTGFSGTTFSFGTISKEGSPLGFGSGSGAGSGSLFGAKIDQSPFALNLPTNGNTSLFGNSGSSIVNKGEGTGFPSKEAVTVETGEENEKAVFTADSVLFEYLDGGWKERGKGELKVNVSTTGAGKGRLVMRTKGNYRLILNASLFPEIKLANMEKRGVTFACLNSAGDGKGGLSTIALKFKDASIVEEFQAAVTEHKGTTTGSLKTPENSPKASDD